A region of Balnearium lithotrophicum DNA encodes the following proteins:
- a CDS encoding Holliday junction resolvase, protein MNTKAKGTRFEREVKKKFENAGFEVVRSAASLGKADLYVEGIGSIQCKVRKKLSLYNLFDGADVLVVKADRKEPLVVIPLQKFLEIVLEKQNV, encoded by the coding sequence ATGAACACTAAGGCCAAGGGAACGAGGTTCGAAAGGGAGGTTAAGAAGAAGTTTGAAAATGCTGGATTTGAGGTTGTCAGGTCTGCGGCAAGCCTCGGAAAGGCAGACCTTTACGTAGAAGGAATCGGTTCAATCCAGTGCAAGGTCAGAAAGAAACTCTCCCTCTACAACCTCTTTGACGGAGCAGACGTTTTAGTAGTCAAAGCCGACAGGAAAGAGCCGTTAGTTGTTATTCCCTTACAGAAATTCCTTGAGATTGTTCTGGAGAAACAGAATGTATGA